In the Drosophila biarmipes strain raj3 chromosome X, RU_DBia_V1.1, whole genome shotgun sequence genome, one interval contains:
- the LOC108021892 gene encoding fasciclin-2 isoform X6, producing the protein MGELRKSMPLNSVGVFLALLLCSCSLIELCQAQSPPILEIYPKQEVQRKPVGKPLILTCRPTVPEASLVADLQWKDNRNNTILPKPNGRNQQPMYTETLPGESLALMITSLSVEMGGKYYCTASYANTEILEKAVTIKTYVAITWTNAPENQYPTLGQDYVVMCEVKADPNPTIDWLRNGDPIRTTNDKYVVQTNGLLIRNVQESDEGIYTCRAAVIETGELLERTIRVEVFIQPEIISLPETLNAVEGKPFAANCTARGKPVPEISWIRDATQLNVATADRFQVNPQTGLVTISSVSQEDYGTYTCLAKNKAGVVDKKTKLNVLVRPQIYELYNVTGARTKEIAITCRAKGRPAPAITFRRWGSNQEYTNGQQDDDNRINLEVDFDEERGESIGTLRISHAERTDDGLYQCIAKNQEDSAYKTGHITVEFAPDFSHMKELPPVFSWEQRKANLSCLAMGIPNATIEWHWNGFKVKDMYDTNLKIVGTGPRSDLIVHPVMKKYYSGYKCIATNIHGTAEHDMQLKEARVPDFVSEAKPIQLTATTMTFDIRGPPTELGLPILAFSVQYKEALNPDWSTAYNRSWSPDSPYIVEGLRPQTEYSFRFAARNQVGLGNWGVNQQQSTPRRSAPEEPKPLHNPVQHDKEEPVVVSPYSDHFELRWGVPADNGEPIDKYQIKYCPGVKISGTWTELENSCNTVEVVETTSFEMSQLVGNTYYRIELKAHNAIGYSSPASIIMKTTRGIDVIQVAERQVFSSAAIVGIALGGVLLLLFVVDLLCCITVHMGVMATMCRKAKRSPSEIDDEAKLGSGQLVKEPPPSPLPLPPPVKLGGSPMTSPLDEKEPLRTPTGSIKQNSTIEFDGRFVHSRSGEIIGKNSAV; encoded by the exons AACTGTGTCAGGCGCAGTCTCCTCCGATCCTGGAGATTTACCCCAAACAGGAGGTCCAGCGCAAGCCAGTGGGCAAGCCCCTCATCCTCACCTGCCGACCCACAGTGCCTGAGGCCAGCCTGGTCGCCGATCTGCAGTGGAAGGATAACCGGAACAACACCATTCTGCCCAAGCC GAATGGCCGCAACCAGCAGCCGATGTACACGGAAACGCTGCCCGGCGAAAGTTTGGCCCTGATGATTACCTCGCTGTCGGTGGAGATGGGCGGCAAGTACTACTGCACCGCCTCCTATGCAAATACCGAGATCCTCGAGAAGGCCGTCACAATTAAAACCTACG TGGCCATCACCTGGACCAATGCCCCCGAGAACCAGTACCCCACCTTGGGCCAGGACTACGTGGTGATGTGCGAAGTCAAGGCCGATCCCAACCCGACAATCGACTGGCTGCGCAACGGAGATCCG ATCCGCACCACCAACGACAAGTATGTGGTGCAAACGAATGGCCTGCTCATCCGCAACGTTCAGGAGAGCGACGAGGGCATCTACACCTGCCGGGCGGCCGTCATCGAGACCGGAGAACTGCTGGAGCGCACCATCCGCGTGGAGGTCTTCATTCAGCCGGAGATTATATCGCTGCCCGAGACCCTGAACGCCGTCGAGGGCAAACCCTTTGCCGCCAACTGCACGGCCAGGGGCAAGCCGGTGCCGGAGATCAGTTGGATTCGCGATGCCACCCAGTTGAACGTGGCCACCGCCGATCGCTTCCAGGTGAACCCCCAGACGGGCCTGGTCACCATCAGCTCCGTCAGCCAGGAGGACTACGGCACCTACACGTGTCTGGCCAAGAACAAGGCCGGCGTGGTCGACAAGAAGACCAAGCTGAATGTCCTGGTGCGTCCGCAGATCTATGAGTTGTACAACGTGACGGGGGCCAGGACCAAGGAGATTGCCATCACGTGTCGCGCCAAGGGACGTCCGGCGCCGGCGATCACCTTCCGGCGATGGGGCAGCAACCAGGAGTACACAAATGGCCAGCAGGACGACGACAATCGCATCAACTTGGAGGTGGACTTCGATGAGGAACGCGGCGAGAGCATCGGCACCCTGCGCATCTCCCATGCCGAGCGCACCGACGACGGACTGTACCAGTGCATTGCCAAGAACCAGGAGGACAGCGCCTACAAGACCGGCCACATTACCGTCGAGTTTGCACCCGACTTCAGCCACATGAAGGAGCTGCCGCCGGTGTTCTCGTGGGAGCAGCGCAAGGCCAACCTCAGCTGCCTGGCCATGGGCATCCCCAATGCCACCATCGAGTGGCACTGGAACGGCTTCAAGGTCAAGGACATGTACGACACCAATCTGAAGATCGTGGGCACGGGACCGCGCAGCGATTTGATTGTCCACCCGGTGATGAAGAAATATTACTCGGGCTACAAGTGCATTGCGACCAACATCCATGGCACCGCCGAGCACGATATGCAGCTGAAGGAGGCACGTGTGCCCGACTTCGTGTCCGAGGCCAAGCCCATCCAGTTGACCGCCACCACGATGACCTTTGACATTCGCGGACCACCAACCGAACTGGGTCTGCCCATCCTGGCGTTCAGTGTGCAGTACAAGGAGGCCCTGAATCCCGACTGGTCGACGGCCTACAATCGCAGCTGGTCACCGGATTCGCCGTACATTGTCGAGGGACTGCGACCACAGACGGAGTACAGCTTCCGATTTGCGGCCCGCAACCAGGTGGGATTGGGCAACTGGGGCGTCAATCAGCAGCAGTCGACGCCGCGCCGATCGGCTCCCGAGGAGCCCAAGCCACTGCACAATCCCGTCCAGCACGACAAGGAGGAGCCGGTGGTCGTCTCGCCCTACTCCGATCACTTCGAGCTGCGCTGGGGCGTGCCCGCCGACAACGGAGAGCCCATCGACAAGTACCAGATCAAATACTGTCCG GGCGTTAAGATCAGCGGCACCTGGACGGAACTGGAGAACTCCTGCAACACCGTCGAGGTGGTGGAGACCACCTCGTTCGAGATGTCCCAGCTGGTGGGCAACACCTATTACCGCATCGAACTGAAGGCGCACAACGCCATCGGCTACTCATCGCCCGCTTCCATCATCATGAAGACGACACGAG gaATCGACGTCATCCAAGTGGCTGAGCGACAGGTATTCTCCTCGGCGGCCATCGTGGGCATCGCACTCGGCGGcgtcctgctgctcctgttcGTGGTGGACCTCCTCTGCTGCATCACAGTCCACATGGGCGTCATGGCCACCATGTGCCGCAAAGCCAAGCGATCGCCCTCCGAGATCGACGACGAGGCCAAGCTGGGCAG TGGTCAGCTGGTAAAGGAGCCGCCACCATCGCCGTTGCCACTGCCGCCGCCCGTCAAACTGGGCGGTTCGCCCATGACATCGCCATT
- the LOC108021892 gene encoding fasciclin-2 isoform X5 has product MGELRKSMPLNSVGVFLALLLCSCSLIELCQAQSPPILEIYPKQEVQRKPVGKPLILTCRPTVPEASLVADLQWKDNRNNTILPKPNGRNQQPMYTETLPGESLALMITSLSVEMGGKYYCTASYANTEILEKAVTIKTYVAITWTNAPENQYPTLGQDYVVMCEVKADPNPTIDWLRNGDPIRTTNDKYVVQTNGLLIRNVQESDEGIYTCRAAVIETGELLERTIRVEVFIQPEIISLPETLNAVEGKPFAANCTARGKPVPEISWIRDATQLNVATADRFQVNPQTGLVTISSVSQEDYGTYTCLAKNKAGVVDKKTKLNVLVRPQIYELYNVTGARTKEIAITCRAKGRPAPAITFRRWGSNQEYTNGQQDDDNRINLEVDFDEERGESIGTLRISHAERTDDGLYQCIAKNQEDSAYKTGHITVEFAPDFSHMKELPPVFSWEQRKANLSCLAMGIPNATIEWHWNGFKVKDMYDTNLKIVGTGPRSDLIVHPVMKKYYSGYKCIATNIHGTAEHDMQLKEARVPDFVSEAKPIQLTATTMTFDIRGPPTELGLPILAFSVQYKEALNPDWSTAYNRSWSPDSPYIVEGLRPQTEYSFRFAARNQVGLGNWGVNQQQSTPRRSAPEEPKPLHNPVQHDKEEPVVVSPYSDHFELRWGVPADNGEPIDKYQIKYCPGVKISGTWTELENSCNTVEVVETTSFEMSQLVGNTYYRIELKAHNAIGYSSPASIIMKTTRGIDVIQVAERQVFSSAAIVGIALGGVLLLLFVVDLLCCITVHMGVMATMCRKAKRSPSEIDDEAKLGSLYGWRFPLPYCSGQLVKEPPPSPLPLPPPVKLGGSPMTSPLDEKEPLRTPTGSIKQNSTIEFDGRFVHSRSGEIIGKNSAV; this is encoded by the exons AACTGTGTCAGGCGCAGTCTCCTCCGATCCTGGAGATTTACCCCAAACAGGAGGTCCAGCGCAAGCCAGTGGGCAAGCCCCTCATCCTCACCTGCCGACCCACAGTGCCTGAGGCCAGCCTGGTCGCCGATCTGCAGTGGAAGGATAACCGGAACAACACCATTCTGCCCAAGCC GAATGGCCGCAACCAGCAGCCGATGTACACGGAAACGCTGCCCGGCGAAAGTTTGGCCCTGATGATTACCTCGCTGTCGGTGGAGATGGGCGGCAAGTACTACTGCACCGCCTCCTATGCAAATACCGAGATCCTCGAGAAGGCCGTCACAATTAAAACCTACG TGGCCATCACCTGGACCAATGCCCCCGAGAACCAGTACCCCACCTTGGGCCAGGACTACGTGGTGATGTGCGAAGTCAAGGCCGATCCCAACCCGACAATCGACTGGCTGCGCAACGGAGATCCG ATCCGCACCACCAACGACAAGTATGTGGTGCAAACGAATGGCCTGCTCATCCGCAACGTTCAGGAGAGCGACGAGGGCATCTACACCTGCCGGGCGGCCGTCATCGAGACCGGAGAACTGCTGGAGCGCACCATCCGCGTGGAGGTCTTCATTCAGCCGGAGATTATATCGCTGCCCGAGACCCTGAACGCCGTCGAGGGCAAACCCTTTGCCGCCAACTGCACGGCCAGGGGCAAGCCGGTGCCGGAGATCAGTTGGATTCGCGATGCCACCCAGTTGAACGTGGCCACCGCCGATCGCTTCCAGGTGAACCCCCAGACGGGCCTGGTCACCATCAGCTCCGTCAGCCAGGAGGACTACGGCACCTACACGTGTCTGGCCAAGAACAAGGCCGGCGTGGTCGACAAGAAGACCAAGCTGAATGTCCTGGTGCGTCCGCAGATCTATGAGTTGTACAACGTGACGGGGGCCAGGACCAAGGAGATTGCCATCACGTGTCGCGCCAAGGGACGTCCGGCGCCGGCGATCACCTTCCGGCGATGGGGCAGCAACCAGGAGTACACAAATGGCCAGCAGGACGACGACAATCGCATCAACTTGGAGGTGGACTTCGATGAGGAACGCGGCGAGAGCATCGGCACCCTGCGCATCTCCCATGCCGAGCGCACCGACGACGGACTGTACCAGTGCATTGCCAAGAACCAGGAGGACAGCGCCTACAAGACCGGCCACATTACCGTCGAGTTTGCACCCGACTTCAGCCACATGAAGGAGCTGCCGCCGGTGTTCTCGTGGGAGCAGCGCAAGGCCAACCTCAGCTGCCTGGCCATGGGCATCCCCAATGCCACCATCGAGTGGCACTGGAACGGCTTCAAGGTCAAGGACATGTACGACACCAATCTGAAGATCGTGGGCACGGGACCGCGCAGCGATTTGATTGTCCACCCGGTGATGAAGAAATATTACTCGGGCTACAAGTGCATTGCGACCAACATCCATGGCACCGCCGAGCACGATATGCAGCTGAAGGAGGCACGTGTGCCCGACTTCGTGTCCGAGGCCAAGCCCATCCAGTTGACCGCCACCACGATGACCTTTGACATTCGCGGACCACCAACCGAACTGGGTCTGCCCATCCTGGCGTTCAGTGTGCAGTACAAGGAGGCCCTGAATCCCGACTGGTCGACGGCCTACAATCGCAGCTGGTCACCGGATTCGCCGTACATTGTCGAGGGACTGCGACCACAGACGGAGTACAGCTTCCGATTTGCGGCCCGCAACCAGGTGGGATTGGGCAACTGGGGCGTCAATCAGCAGCAGTCGACGCCGCGCCGATCGGCTCCCGAGGAGCCCAAGCCACTGCACAATCCCGTCCAGCACGACAAGGAGGAGCCGGTGGTCGTCTCGCCCTACTCCGATCACTTCGAGCTGCGCTGGGGCGTGCCCGCCGACAACGGAGAGCCCATCGACAAGTACCAGATCAAATACTGTCCG GGCGTTAAGATCAGCGGCACCTGGACGGAACTGGAGAACTCCTGCAACACCGTCGAGGTGGTGGAGACCACCTCGTTCGAGATGTCCCAGCTGGTGGGCAACACCTATTACCGCATCGAACTGAAGGCGCACAACGCCATCGGCTACTCATCGCCCGCTTCCATCATCATGAAGACGACACGAG gaATCGACGTCATCCAAGTGGCTGAGCGACAGGTATTCTCCTCGGCGGCCATCGTGGGCATCGCACTCGGCGGcgtcctgctgctcctgttcGTGGTGGACCTCCTCTGCTGCATCACAGTCCACATGGGCGTCATGGCCACCATGTGCCGCAAAGCCAAGCGATCGCCCTCCGAGATCGACGACGAGGCCAAGCTGGGCAG TCTTTACGGTTGGCGTTTTCCGCTACCTTATTGCAGTGGTCAGCTGGTAAAGGAGCCGCCACCATCGCCGTTGCCACTGCCGCCGCCCGTCAAACTGGGCGGTTCGCCCATGACATCGCCATT
- the LOC108021892 gene encoding fasciclin-2 isoform X4: MGELRKSMPLNSVGVFLALLLCSCSLIELCQAQSPPILEIYPKQEVQRKPVGKPLILTCRPTVPEASLVADLQWKDNRNNTILPKPRNGRNQQPMYTETLPGESLALMITSLSVEMGGKYYCTASYANTEILEKAVTIKTYVAITWTNAPENQYPTLGQDYVVMCEVKADPNPTIDWLRNGDPIRTTNDKYVVQTNGLLIRNVQESDEGIYTCRAAVIETGELLERTIRVEVFIQPEIISLPETLNAVEGKPFAANCTARGKPVPEISWIRDATQLNVATADRFQVNPQTGLVTISSVSQEDYGTYTCLAKNKAGVVDKKTKLNVLVRPQIYELYNVTGARTKEIAITCRAKGRPAPAITFRRWGSNQEYTNGQQDDDNRINLEVDFDEERGESIGTLRISHAERTDDGLYQCIAKNQEDSAYKTGHITVEFAPDFSHMKELPPVFSWEQRKANLSCLAMGIPNATIEWHWNGFKVKDMYDTNLKIVGTGPRSDLIVHPVMKKYYSGYKCIATNIHGTAEHDMQLKEARVPDFVSEAKPIQLTATTMTFDIRGPPTELGLPILAFSVQYKEALNPDWSTAYNRSWSPDSPYIVEGLRPQTEYSFRFAARNQVGLGNWGVNQQQSTPRRSAPEEPKPLHNPVQHDKEEPVVVSPYSDHFELRWGVPADNGEPIDKYQIKYCPGVKISGTWTELENSCNTVEVVETTSFEMSQLVGNTYYRIELKAHNAIGYSSPASIIMKTTRGIDVIQVAERQVFSSAAIVGIALGGVLLLLFVVDLLCCITVHMGVMATMCRKAKRSPSEIDDEAKLGSLYGWRFPLPYCSGQLVKEPPPSPLPLPPPVKLGGSPMTSPLDEKEPLRTPTGSIKQNSTIEFDGRFVHSRSGEIIGKNSAV, from the exons AACTGTGTCAGGCGCAGTCTCCTCCGATCCTGGAGATTTACCCCAAACAGGAGGTCCAGCGCAAGCCAGTGGGCAAGCCCCTCATCCTCACCTGCCGACCCACAGTGCCTGAGGCCAGCCTGGTCGCCGATCTGCAGTGGAAGGATAACCGGAACAACACCATTCTGCCCAAGCC AAGGAATGGCCGCAACCAGCAGCCGATGTACACGGAAACGCTGCCCGGCGAAAGTTTGGCCCTGATGATTACCTCGCTGTCGGTGGAGATGGGCGGCAAGTACTACTGCACCGCCTCCTATGCAAATACCGAGATCCTCGAGAAGGCCGTCACAATTAAAACCTACG TGGCCATCACCTGGACCAATGCCCCCGAGAACCAGTACCCCACCTTGGGCCAGGACTACGTGGTGATGTGCGAAGTCAAGGCCGATCCCAACCCGACAATCGACTGGCTGCGCAACGGAGATCCG ATCCGCACCACCAACGACAAGTATGTGGTGCAAACGAATGGCCTGCTCATCCGCAACGTTCAGGAGAGCGACGAGGGCATCTACACCTGCCGGGCGGCCGTCATCGAGACCGGAGAACTGCTGGAGCGCACCATCCGCGTGGAGGTCTTCATTCAGCCGGAGATTATATCGCTGCCCGAGACCCTGAACGCCGTCGAGGGCAAACCCTTTGCCGCCAACTGCACGGCCAGGGGCAAGCCGGTGCCGGAGATCAGTTGGATTCGCGATGCCACCCAGTTGAACGTGGCCACCGCCGATCGCTTCCAGGTGAACCCCCAGACGGGCCTGGTCACCATCAGCTCCGTCAGCCAGGAGGACTACGGCACCTACACGTGTCTGGCCAAGAACAAGGCCGGCGTGGTCGACAAGAAGACCAAGCTGAATGTCCTGGTGCGTCCGCAGATCTATGAGTTGTACAACGTGACGGGGGCCAGGACCAAGGAGATTGCCATCACGTGTCGCGCCAAGGGACGTCCGGCGCCGGCGATCACCTTCCGGCGATGGGGCAGCAACCAGGAGTACACAAATGGCCAGCAGGACGACGACAATCGCATCAACTTGGAGGTGGACTTCGATGAGGAACGCGGCGAGAGCATCGGCACCCTGCGCATCTCCCATGCCGAGCGCACCGACGACGGACTGTACCAGTGCATTGCCAAGAACCAGGAGGACAGCGCCTACAAGACCGGCCACATTACCGTCGAGTTTGCACCCGACTTCAGCCACATGAAGGAGCTGCCGCCGGTGTTCTCGTGGGAGCAGCGCAAGGCCAACCTCAGCTGCCTGGCCATGGGCATCCCCAATGCCACCATCGAGTGGCACTGGAACGGCTTCAAGGTCAAGGACATGTACGACACCAATCTGAAGATCGTGGGCACGGGACCGCGCAGCGATTTGATTGTCCACCCGGTGATGAAGAAATATTACTCGGGCTACAAGTGCATTGCGACCAACATCCATGGCACCGCCGAGCACGATATGCAGCTGAAGGAGGCACGTGTGCCCGACTTCGTGTCCGAGGCCAAGCCCATCCAGTTGACCGCCACCACGATGACCTTTGACATTCGCGGACCACCAACCGAACTGGGTCTGCCCATCCTGGCGTTCAGTGTGCAGTACAAGGAGGCCCTGAATCCCGACTGGTCGACGGCCTACAATCGCAGCTGGTCACCGGATTCGCCGTACATTGTCGAGGGACTGCGACCACAGACGGAGTACAGCTTCCGATTTGCGGCCCGCAACCAGGTGGGATTGGGCAACTGGGGCGTCAATCAGCAGCAGTCGACGCCGCGCCGATCGGCTCCCGAGGAGCCCAAGCCACTGCACAATCCCGTCCAGCACGACAAGGAGGAGCCGGTGGTCGTCTCGCCCTACTCCGATCACTTCGAGCTGCGCTGGGGCGTGCCCGCCGACAACGGAGAGCCCATCGACAAGTACCAGATCAAATACTGTCCG GGCGTTAAGATCAGCGGCACCTGGACGGAACTGGAGAACTCCTGCAACACCGTCGAGGTGGTGGAGACCACCTCGTTCGAGATGTCCCAGCTGGTGGGCAACACCTATTACCGCATCGAACTGAAGGCGCACAACGCCATCGGCTACTCATCGCCCGCTTCCATCATCATGAAGACGACACGAG gaATCGACGTCATCCAAGTGGCTGAGCGACAGGTATTCTCCTCGGCGGCCATCGTGGGCATCGCACTCGGCGGcgtcctgctgctcctgttcGTGGTGGACCTCCTCTGCTGCATCACAGTCCACATGGGCGTCATGGCCACCATGTGCCGCAAAGCCAAGCGATCGCCCTCCGAGATCGACGACGAGGCCAAGCTGGGCAG TCTTTACGGTTGGCGTTTTCCGCTACCTTATTGCAGTGGTCAGCTGGTAAAGGAGCCGCCACCATCGCCGTTGCCACTGCCGCCGCCCGTCAAACTGGGCGGTTCGCCCATGACATCGCCATT
- the LOC108021892 gene encoding fasciclin-2 isoform X1 gives MGELRKSMPLNSVGVFLALLLCSCSLIELCQAQSPPILEIYPKQEVQRKPVGKPLILTCRPTVPEASLVADLQWKDNRNNTILPKPNYDPLYDSKGNRKKERNGRNQQPMYTETLPGESLALMITSLSVEMGGKYYCTASYANTEILEKAVTIKTYVAITWTNAPENQYPTLGQDYVVMCEVKADPNPTIDWLRNGDPIRTTNDKYVVQTNGLLIRNVQESDEGIYTCRAAVIETGELLERTIRVEVFIQPEIISLPETLNAVEGKPFAANCTARGKPVPEISWIRDATQLNVATADRFQVNPQTGLVTISSVSQEDYGTYTCLAKNKAGVVDKKTKLNVLVRPQIYELYNVTGARTKEIAITCRAKGRPAPAITFRRWGSNQEYTNGQQDDDNRINLEVDFDEERGESIGTLRISHAERTDDGLYQCIAKNQEDSAYKTGHITVEFAPDFSHMKELPPVFSWEQRKANLSCLAMGIPNATIEWHWNGFKVKDMYDTNLKIVGTGPRSDLIVHPVMKKYYSGYKCIATNIHGTAEHDMQLKEARVPDFVSEAKPIQLTATTMTFDIRGPPTELGLPILAFSVQYKEALNPDWSTAYNRSWSPDSPYIVEGLRPQTEYSFRFAARNQVGLGNWGVNQQQSTPRRSAPEEPKPLHNPVQHDKEEPVVVSPYSDHFELRWGVPADNGEPIDKYQIKYCPGVKISGTWTELENSCNTVEVVETTSFEMSQLVGNTYYRIELKAHNAIGYSSPASIIMKTTRGIDVIQVAERQVFSSAAIVGIALGGVLLLLFVVDLLCCITVHMGVMATMCRKAKRSPSEIDDEAKLGSLYGWRFPLPYCSGQLVKEPPPSPLPLPPPVKLGGSPMTSPLDEKEPLRTPTGSIKQNSTIEFDGRFVHSRSGEIIGKNSAV, from the exons AACTGTGTCAGGCGCAGTCTCCTCCGATCCTGGAGATTTACCCCAAACAGGAGGTCCAGCGCAAGCCAGTGGGCAAGCCCCTCATCCTCACCTGCCGACCCACAGTGCCTGAGGCCAGCCTGGTCGCCGATCTGCAGTGGAAGGATAACCGGAACAACACCATTCTGCCCAAGCC GAATTACGATCCACTGTATGATTCCAAGGGCAATAGAAAGAAAGA AAGGAATGGCCGCAACCAGCAGCCGATGTACACGGAAACGCTGCCCGGCGAAAGTTTGGCCCTGATGATTACCTCGCTGTCGGTGGAGATGGGCGGCAAGTACTACTGCACCGCCTCCTATGCAAATACCGAGATCCTCGAGAAGGCCGTCACAATTAAAACCTACG TGGCCATCACCTGGACCAATGCCCCCGAGAACCAGTACCCCACCTTGGGCCAGGACTACGTGGTGATGTGCGAAGTCAAGGCCGATCCCAACCCGACAATCGACTGGCTGCGCAACGGAGATCCG ATCCGCACCACCAACGACAAGTATGTGGTGCAAACGAATGGCCTGCTCATCCGCAACGTTCAGGAGAGCGACGAGGGCATCTACACCTGCCGGGCGGCCGTCATCGAGACCGGAGAACTGCTGGAGCGCACCATCCGCGTGGAGGTCTTCATTCAGCCGGAGATTATATCGCTGCCCGAGACCCTGAACGCCGTCGAGGGCAAACCCTTTGCCGCCAACTGCACGGCCAGGGGCAAGCCGGTGCCGGAGATCAGTTGGATTCGCGATGCCACCCAGTTGAACGTGGCCACCGCCGATCGCTTCCAGGTGAACCCCCAGACGGGCCTGGTCACCATCAGCTCCGTCAGCCAGGAGGACTACGGCACCTACACGTGTCTGGCCAAGAACAAGGCCGGCGTGGTCGACAAGAAGACCAAGCTGAATGTCCTGGTGCGTCCGCAGATCTATGAGTTGTACAACGTGACGGGGGCCAGGACCAAGGAGATTGCCATCACGTGTCGCGCCAAGGGACGTCCGGCGCCGGCGATCACCTTCCGGCGATGGGGCAGCAACCAGGAGTACACAAATGGCCAGCAGGACGACGACAATCGCATCAACTTGGAGGTGGACTTCGATGAGGAACGCGGCGAGAGCATCGGCACCCTGCGCATCTCCCATGCCGAGCGCACCGACGACGGACTGTACCAGTGCATTGCCAAGAACCAGGAGGACAGCGCCTACAAGACCGGCCACATTACCGTCGAGTTTGCACCCGACTTCAGCCACATGAAGGAGCTGCCGCCGGTGTTCTCGTGGGAGCAGCGCAAGGCCAACCTCAGCTGCCTGGCCATGGGCATCCCCAATGCCACCATCGAGTGGCACTGGAACGGCTTCAAGGTCAAGGACATGTACGACACCAATCTGAAGATCGTGGGCACGGGACCGCGCAGCGATTTGATTGTCCACCCGGTGATGAAGAAATATTACTCGGGCTACAAGTGCATTGCGACCAACATCCATGGCACCGCCGAGCACGATATGCAGCTGAAGGAGGCACGTGTGCCCGACTTCGTGTCCGAGGCCAAGCCCATCCAGTTGACCGCCACCACGATGACCTTTGACATTCGCGGACCACCAACCGAACTGGGTCTGCCCATCCTGGCGTTCAGTGTGCAGTACAAGGAGGCCCTGAATCCCGACTGGTCGACGGCCTACAATCGCAGCTGGTCACCGGATTCGCCGTACATTGTCGAGGGACTGCGACCACAGACGGAGTACAGCTTCCGATTTGCGGCCCGCAACCAGGTGGGATTGGGCAACTGGGGCGTCAATCAGCAGCAGTCGACGCCGCGCCGATCGGCTCCCGAGGAGCCCAAGCCACTGCACAATCCCGTCCAGCACGACAAGGAGGAGCCGGTGGTCGTCTCGCCCTACTCCGATCACTTCGAGCTGCGCTGGGGCGTGCCCGCCGACAACGGAGAGCCCATCGACAAGTACCAGATCAAATACTGTCCG GGCGTTAAGATCAGCGGCACCTGGACGGAACTGGAGAACTCCTGCAACACCGTCGAGGTGGTGGAGACCACCTCGTTCGAGATGTCCCAGCTGGTGGGCAACACCTATTACCGCATCGAACTGAAGGCGCACAACGCCATCGGCTACTCATCGCCCGCTTCCATCATCATGAAGACGACACGAG gaATCGACGTCATCCAAGTGGCTGAGCGACAGGTATTCTCCTCGGCGGCCATCGTGGGCATCGCACTCGGCGGcgtcctgctgctcctgttcGTGGTGGACCTCCTCTGCTGCATCACAGTCCACATGGGCGTCATGGCCACCATGTGCCGCAAAGCCAAGCGATCGCCCTCCGAGATCGACGACGAGGCCAAGCTGGGCAG TCTTTACGGTTGGCGTTTTCCGCTACCTTATTGCAGTGGTCAGCTGGTAAAGGAGCCGCCACCATCGCCGTTGCCACTGCCGCCGCCCGTCAAACTGGGCGGTTCGCCCATGACATCGCCATT